From Sphingopyxis sp. USTB-05, the proteins below share one genomic window:
- a CDS encoding arginine N-succinyltransferase — protein MNYVIRAAKPGDLQSIYEMAKLTGGGFTNLPPDKKALSAKLERTEASFASDKEYPSDELYLLVLEDMDSGEVRGTCQIFGQVGQRWPFYSYRIGTDSKHSEQLDRTFHAQVLMLSNDLNGASEVGGLFLHPAARAGGLGLLLARSRYLFIARHRARFGDRILAELRGVIDEAGGSPFWDGVAGKFFGMNFQEADQFNAVHGNQFIADLMPKHPVYIAMLSDHARSVIGVPHPTGRAAMRMLENEGFAFENYVDIFDGGPTMTARTDQVASIRDAKHIEISAIAGADDLGGEDALVATGQLADFRCCFGKVGGGSTIDSESAKLLGVGKGGEISWIGR, from the coding sequence GTGAATTATGTGATCCGGGCGGCCAAGCCGGGCGACCTGCAGAGCATTTACGAAATGGCGAAGCTGACCGGTGGTGGCTTTACCAATCTGCCCCCTGACAAAAAGGCGCTGTCCGCCAAGCTTGAACGCACCGAAGCGTCGTTCGCGAGCGACAAGGAATATCCGTCGGACGAGCTGTACCTGCTCGTTCTCGAAGATATGGATAGCGGCGAAGTACGCGGCACTTGCCAGATTTTCGGGCAGGTCGGCCAGCGCTGGCCTTTCTATTCCTATCGCATCGGCACCGACAGCAAGCATAGCGAACAGCTCGACCGGACCTTTCACGCGCAGGTGCTGATGTTGAGCAACGACCTTAACGGTGCGAGCGAGGTGGGCGGACTGTTCCTGCACCCCGCGGCGCGTGCCGGCGGGCTTGGGCTGCTGCTCGCGCGTTCGCGCTATCTGTTCATCGCGCGCCACCGCGCGCGCTTTGGCGACCGTATCCTCGCCGAACTGCGCGGGGTGATCGACGAGGCGGGCGGATCGCCGTTCTGGGATGGGGTCGCAGGCAAATTCTTCGGGATGAATTTCCAGGAAGCCGACCAGTTCAACGCGGTCCACGGCAACCAGTTCATCGCCGATCTGATGCCCAAGCATCCCGTCTATATCGCGATGCTGAGCGACCATGCACGCAGCGTCATCGGGGTGCCGCACCCGACCGGGCGCGCCGCGATGCGCATGCTGGAGAACGAAGGCTTTGCGTTCGAAAATTATGTCGACATCTTTGACGGCGGCCCGACGATGACAGCGCGCACCGATCAGGTCGCGAGCATCCGTGACGCGAAGCATATCGAGATATCGGCGATCGCCGGCGCCGACGACCTTGGGGGCGAAGATGCTCTGGTCGCGACGGGACAGCTCGCCGATTTCCGCTGCTGTTTCGGCAAGGTCGGCGGGGGTTCGACGATCGATAGCGAGTCCGCAAAATTGCTGGGCGTCGGCAAGGGCGGCGAGATTAGCTGGATCGGCCGCTGA
- a CDS encoding hydrolase, producing the protein MVSLTATENAALERAADAPMLAQVEKWAAINSGTGNLAGLKTVAGELADAFAILPGDVRLVAADPVESVDSAGTVNTIRRGDHLHVRVRPEAPVQLLLTGHMDTVFAADHPFQTLKWLEDGVLNGPGTADMKAGISVILAALTALEASPLASRVGYDVMINSDEETGSQASARLIAELAKGKTAALTYEPALPDGTLAGARPGSGNFSVIVHGRAAHAGRNPQDGRNALLAAADLALRLGALKSDTLKVNPAKIDGGGPNNIVPDSAILRVNMRPSTPDAMAAAEAAMRDAIAAVSREHDVHCHVHGGFNRPPKPLDAAATRLFELVRDCGAALGLPPISWNATGGVCDGNNIAACGVPVVDTMGPRGGAIHSSDEFLIVDSLAERAKLSALTMTRIAERGTV; encoded by the coding sequence ATGGTCAGTCTTACCGCAACTGAAAATGCCGCACTGGAGCGTGCCGCCGACGCGCCGATGCTGGCACAGGTCGAGAAATGGGCGGCGATCAACAGCGGCACCGGCAATCTGGCGGGATTGAAAACCGTCGCGGGCGAGCTGGCCGATGCCTTTGCGATACTCCCGGGCGATGTCCGGCTCGTCGCCGCCGATCCGGTCGAGAGCGTCGACAGCGCCGGCACCGTCAATACCATCCGACGCGGCGACCATCTGCACGTGCGCGTACGGCCCGAGGCGCCGGTGCAACTGCTGCTTACCGGGCATATGGACACGGTATTCGCCGCCGACCATCCGTTCCAGACGTTGAAATGGCTCGAAGACGGTGTGCTCAACGGTCCCGGCACCGCCGATATGAAGGCGGGCATTTCGGTGATCCTCGCGGCGCTCACCGCACTCGAAGCGTCGCCGCTCGCCAGCCGCGTCGGCTATGATGTGATGATCAACAGCGACGAGGAAACGGGGAGCCAGGCGTCGGCACGGCTGATCGCCGAACTCGCGAAGGGCAAGACTGCGGCGCTGACTTATGAACCCGCCCTGCCCGACGGCACGCTCGCCGGTGCGCGGCCGGGAAGCGGCAATTTTTCGGTCATCGTCCACGGCCGCGCCGCGCATGCCGGGCGCAATCCGCAGGACGGGCGCAACGCGCTGCTCGCTGCCGCCGACCTCGCGCTGCGGCTCGGGGCGCTCAAGTCCGATACTCTGAAGGTCAATCCGGCGAAGATCGATGGCGGCGGGCCGAACAATATCGTTCCCGACAGCGCTATCCTGCGGGTCAATATGCGCCCGTCGACGCCCGATGCGATGGCGGCGGCCGAGGCAGCGATGCGCGACGCGATCGCCGCCGTCTCGCGCGAACATGATGTGCATTGCCATGTCCATGGCGGCTTCAACCGTCCGCCCAAGCCGCTCGATGCGGCGGCGACGCGCCTGTTCGAACTGGTGCGCGATTGCGGCGCCGCGCTCGGCCTGCCCCCGATAAGCTGGAACGCGACCGGCGGCGTGTGCGACGGCAACAATATCGCCGCGTGCGGCGTGCCGGTGGTCGACACCATGGGCCCGCGCGGCGGCGCGATCCATTCGTCGGACGAATTTCTGATCGTCGACAGCCTCGCCGAACGCGCGAAGCTGTCGGCACTAACCATGACAAGAATAGCGGAACGGGGGACTGTGTGA
- a CDS encoding GMC family oxidoreductase N-terminal domain-containing protein, producing MTAPFNFGQLKFLKALTEALFHGAEMAITPDQVVANVAELFGKVGGTKLDEIRLSLTATEIVLGPMFAAVDVETRVERIDDRLRDSSIDLFQDMGRLRGIIYACYYGHWQPGLEPGDQDANAANPVHRQIGFTLPKFRQRGSQDMPLAPIRGREIDPAYILDAASLEDEYDVIVVGSGAGGAVAAYNIAGWDYKVLIVEAGPFYPSHAITHHELDMIAKLYKHGAVQTTTNRDFVVFQGRCVGGSSTINNGICLRVNEPGRTHPDAKDVLAKWASIGAPVDAAAFHDSYDAVKDMLGIARIEPRSGRHNGPHLINGWHAYADASDNAMDKRAVTDWFDKNFGPPNTPTACAYCGYCNSGCAYGRRMGVAQTYLPKACHDRHARILPNTKAQQIMWQTAADGRREAEAVKLILPDGSNRLVRARVGVVVAAGTIASSKLLDRSDIDGTGYQVSLNVASPVVALMPDGVGGDAWDEDQMSSYVDCGDFLLESHFQPPMSMASLMPGWFADHSERMKNFGRIHSAGILFPADRRGQIVDGKLKFRLDVDDDLPMLRRAMATLTKVHFAAGALECYPALAKGQKITSDIDVDAFFEAAIREQDDVTLSSSHPHGGNAINEDPQYGVVDPECRVHGTTNVFVTDASVFPSCIRVNAQWTTMAMAHYATGRHDPFG from the coding sequence ATGACGGCACCGTTTAATTTCGGGCAGCTCAAATTTTTGAAGGCATTGACCGAGGCGCTGTTTCACGGCGCCGAAATGGCCATCACGCCCGATCAGGTCGTCGCCAATGTCGCCGAACTGTTTGGGAAGGTCGGCGGCACCAAGCTCGACGAGATTCGGCTGTCGCTGACCGCGACCGAAATCGTGCTCGGCCCCATGTTCGCCGCGGTCGATGTCGAAACCCGCGTCGAGCGCATCGACGACCGATTGCGCGACAGCAGCATCGATTTGTTTCAGGACATGGGCCGGCTGCGCGGCATCATCTACGCCTGCTATTATGGCCATTGGCAGCCGGGGCTCGAACCTGGGGATCAGGATGCGAACGCCGCCAATCCCGTTCACCGGCAGATCGGCTTCACGCTGCCAAAATTCCGCCAGCGGGGTAGCCAGGACATGCCGCTCGCGCCGATCCGCGGGCGCGAGATCGATCCTGCCTATATCCTCGATGCCGCCAGTCTCGAGGACGAATATGACGTGATCGTCGTCGGCTCGGGCGCGGGTGGGGCGGTCGCGGCCTATAATATCGCGGGCTGGGACTATAAGGTGCTGATCGTCGAGGCGGGCCCCTTTTATCCCAGCCACGCGATTACGCATCACGAACTCGACATGATCGCAAAGCTTTACAAACATGGCGCGGTCCAGACGACGACCAACCGCGATTTCGTCGTTTTCCAGGGCCGCTGCGTCGGCGGATCTTCGACGATCAACAATGGGATATGTTTGCGCGTCAACGAGCCCGGGCGGACGCACCCCGATGCAAAGGACGTCCTAGCGAAATGGGCGAGCATCGGCGCACCCGTCGACGCCGCGGCCTTTCACGACAGCTATGACGCGGTGAAGGACATGCTCGGTATCGCGCGGATCGAGCCGCGTAGCGGCCGCCACAACGGCCCGCATCTGATCAACGGCTGGCACGCCTATGCCGACGCCTCGGACAATGCGATGGACAAGCGTGCGGTCACCGATTGGTTCGACAAGAATTTCGGTCCGCCGAACACGCCGACGGCTTGCGCTTATTGCGGCTATTGCAATTCGGGCTGCGCTTACGGCCGCCGCATGGGGGTGGCGCAGACCTACCTGCCCAAGGCGTGCCATGATCGGCACGCGCGCATCCTGCCGAATACCAAGGCGCAGCAGATCATGTGGCAGACCGCCGCCGACGGCCGGCGCGAGGCGGAGGCGGTGAAGCTCATCCTGCCCGACGGTTCGAACCGCCTTGTCCGTGCGCGCGTCGGCGTCGTTGTCGCGGCGGGCACGATCGCCTCGTCGAAGCTGCTCGATCGCAGCGATATCGACGGCACTGGCTATCAGGTTTCGCTCAACGTCGCGTCGCCCGTGGTCGCGCTCATGCCCGATGGCGTCGGCGGCGATGCGTGGGACGAGGATCAGATGTCGAGCTATGTCGACTGCGGCGATTTCCTTCTCGAAAGCCATTTCCAGCCACCGATGTCGATGGCCTCGTTGATGCCCGGCTGGTTCGCCGACCATTCGGAGCGGATGAAGAATTTCGGCCGCATCCATTCGGCCGGCATCCTCTTTCCGGCCGACCGGCGCGGACAGATCGTCGACGGCAAGCTTAAATTCCGCCTCGACGTCGACGACGACCTCCCGATGCTCCGCCGCGCGATGGCAACGCTGACCAAAGTCCATTTCGCCGCTGGCGCGCTCGAATGCTATCCGGCGCTTGCGAAGGGGCAAAAGATCACGTCCGACATCGACGTCGACGCCTTCTTCGAGGCGGCGATCCGCGAGCAGGACGATGTGACGCTTTCCAGCAGCCACCCGCACGGCGGCAATGCGATCAACGAAGACCCGCAATATGGCGTTGTCGATCCCGAATGCCGCGTTCACGGCACGACCAATGTCTTCGTGACCGACGCCAGCGTCTTTCCGAGCTGCATCCGCGTCAACGCGCAATGGACGACGATGGCGATGGCGCATTACGCGACCGGGCGGCACGATCCTTTCGGGTAA
- a CDS encoding GGDEF domain-containing protein — MTAAFVLGINMSVAGIFAVAFAVVAATNRTARGAGWLAAGYGMGIVYVGLEFLLPRQVDPTPVGIGIFLVFLLALSFALIGVARHYRAPPPWTAMAAIWVATILAVPAIFSLTYGSTPRLTLYQIPYFAMQVLLGLVIWRSRRRQALDLLLIALQIVAAAIYVAKPFIAAAIGTASAPQGYMATTYAAISQSGSVVTLMAIALVMLLVMMRDTTAEMVARSETDPLSSVLNRRGFEHHAELALLRGSDAAVLVAADLDDFKKINDSFGHAAGDGVIAHFAAMLVDAAPAGAIVGRIGGEEFAVLLPDALLSDGRLYAETVRKHFASAQLPVLGVDRGFTASFGVAQRTSDDSLFDLSRRADAALYRAKAGGRNQVRVAIGELAPAAALGAA, encoded by the coding sequence ATGACCGCCGCCTTTGTGCTTGGCATCAACATGTCTGTCGCCGGCATTTTCGCCGTTGCGTTCGCCGTGGTTGCGGCGACGAACCGGACCGCGCGCGGCGCCGGGTGGCTCGCGGCGGGCTATGGCATGGGGATCGTCTATGTCGGTCTTGAATTTCTTCTGCCGCGGCAGGTCGATCCTACCCCGGTGGGGATCGGCATATTCCTGGTATTCCTGCTCGCTCTGAGCTTCGCCCTGATCGGCGTCGCCCGTCATTACCGCGCGCCGCCGCCGTGGACGGCGATGGCCGCGATCTGGGTTGCGACGATCCTTGCGGTGCCCGCGATCTTCAGCCTGACCTATGGCTCGACGCCGCGGCTGACCCTTTATCAGATTCCTTACTTCGCCATGCAGGTGCTGCTCGGGCTGGTGATCTGGCGATCGCGCCGTCGTCAGGCGCTCGACCTGTTGCTGATCGCGCTCCAGATCGTCGCGGCGGCCATCTATGTCGCCAAGCCTTTCATCGCCGCGGCGATCGGCACGGCAAGCGCGCCGCAGGGCTATATGGCGACGACCTATGCTGCCATCTCGCAGAGCGGGAGCGTCGTCACGCTGATGGCGATCGCGCTCGTCATGCTGCTCGTCATGATGCGCGACACGACGGCCGAGATGGTCGCACGATCGGAAACCGATCCGCTGTCGAGCGTGCTCAACCGTCGCGGTTTCGAACATCATGCCGAACTGGCGTTGCTCCGCGGCAGCGACGCTGCGGTGCTGGTCGCGGCGGACCTCGACGATTTCAAGAAGATCAACGACAGCTTCGGTCATGCCGCCGGCGATGGGGTGATCGCGCATTTCGCGGCGATGCTCGTCGACGCGGCGCCGGCAGGTGCAATCGTCGGCCGGATCGGGGGCGAGGAGTTTGCCGTTCTGCTCCCCGATGCGTTGCTATCCGACGGCCGCCTCTATGCAGAGACGGTGCGCAAACATTTTGCCTCGGCGCAGCTACCCGTGCTCGGAGTCGACCGCGGTTTTACGGCATCGTTCGGCGTCGCCCAGCGCACGTCCGACGATTCGCTGTTCGATCTGTCACGCCGCGCCGATGCAGCGCTTTATCGCGCGAAAGCCGGCGGGCGGAATCAGGTGCGGGTCGCGATCGGCGAGCTCGCGCCCGCCGCCGCCCTCGGCGCTGCCTGA
- a CDS encoding N-succinylarginine dihydrolase, translating into MLTEINFDGIIGPSHNYAGLSRGNIASASNAGDVSQPRAAALQGIEKMRHNLALGLPQGFFMPLDRPDAPWLQTLGTTPEGAEEHLRAQAWSASSMWAANAATVSPAPDSADGKCHLTVANLVTMPHRSHEWPGTLAQLRLAFAHPAFAVHTPIPAPFGDEGAANHMRLCSGHDGEGVEIFVYGVGGGRFPARQHLDASKAIARNHRLDPARTLFIRQSDTAIQGGAFHNDVVAVANEHVLFTHETAFEDRDAAHAEIRAAFPAVEIVEVPASAVSLPDAIKSYLFNAQLVSLPDGGGMGLVLPTEAQDTPAVWNWLEAHVAGNGPIRRLLPVNVRQSMANGGGPACLRLRVVADPATVDPRFIADDAKLDRIADVVAKHWPEAIAPGDLASATLAGDVRAARAALLETLDLGELG; encoded by the coding sequence ATGCTCACTGAAATCAACTTCGACGGCATCATCGGCCCCAGCCACAATTATGCCGGGCTCAGCCGCGGCAATATCGCATCGGCAAGCAATGCCGGCGACGTGTCGCAGCCGCGCGCCGCGGCGCTGCAAGGCATCGAGAAGATGCGCCACAATCTGGCGCTTGGCCTGCCCCAAGGTTTCTTCATGCCGCTGGATCGCCCCGACGCGCCTTGGCTGCAGACGCTTGGCACGACGCCCGAAGGCGCCGAGGAGCATTTGCGTGCGCAGGCCTGGTCGGCCTCGTCGATGTGGGCGGCAAACGCAGCAACCGTTTCCCCCGCTCCCGACAGCGCCGACGGCAAATGCCACCTGACCGTCGCGAACCTCGTCACCATGCCGCACCGCAGCCACGAATGGCCGGGCACGCTGGCGCAGCTTCGCCTTGCCTTCGCGCACCCCGCCTTTGCAGTGCATACGCCGATCCCCGCGCCGTTCGGCGACGAGGGCGCGGCGAACCATATGCGGCTGTGCAGCGGACATGATGGTGAGGGTGTCGAAATCTTCGTCTATGGCGTCGGTGGCGGCCGCTTTCCAGCGCGCCAGCATCTCGACGCGTCGAAGGCGATCGCGCGCAACCACCGGCTCGACCCGGCGCGCACGCTGTTCATCCGTCAGTCGGATACGGCGATCCAGGGCGGCGCGTTCCACAACGACGTCGTCGCGGTCGCGAACGAGCATGTGCTCTTCACCCATGAAACGGCGTTCGAGGATCGCGACGCCGCACATGCCGAAATTCGCGCGGCCTTCCCCGCAGTCGAGATCGTCGAGGTTCCCGCGAGCGCGGTGAGCCTGCCCGATGCGATCAAATCCTATCTGTTCAACGCACAGCTCGTCAGCCTGCCCGACGGGGGCGGCATGGGCCTGGTGCTGCCGACCGAGGCGCAGGATACGCCCGCGGTTTGGAACTGGCTGGAGGCGCATGTCGCGGGCAACGGTCCGATCCGCCGCCTGCTGCCGGTCAACGTCCGCCAGTCGATGGCGAATGGTGGCGGGCCCGCATGCCTTCGTTTGCGGGTCGTTGCCGATCCTGCAACGGTCGACCCGCGTTTCATTGCCGACGATGCGAAGCTCGACCGGATCGCCGATGTTGTGGCGAAGCACTGGCCCGAAGCGATCGCGCCCGGCGACCTCGCCTCGGCGACGCTGGCGGGCGACGTGCGCGCGGCGCGCGCGGCGCTGCTCGAAACGCTCGACCTCGGCGAGTTGGGCTGA
- a CDS encoding malate synthase G — protein sequence MTEYLDRSGLSVDSRLAEFIEQRALPGTGLDVAKFWNDFAALLGKFAPENAALLAKREDLQAQIDAWHEARAGQAHDPAAYQAFLREIGYLVPEPATFQIGTQNVDPEIATMAGPQLVVPALNARFALNAANARWGSLYDALYGTDALDAPPAKPGGYDAARGAAVIARAKAFLDEAVPLASGSWADWQGGQPALADPAQWVASKPGGILLKHNGLHIELAIDPSSAIGQTDPAGIADVILEAALTTIIDLEDSVAAVDGEDKTLGYTNWLGLMRGDLVESFAKGGQTVTRAMEADREWTSPSGEAITLHGRSVMFVRNVGHLMTSPMIKLAGGAEAPEGLCDAVITGLCSLHDLKGLGTLKNSRAGSIYIVKPKQHGPEECGFTDRLFDAVEDMLGLSRHTMKVGVMDEERRTSANLAACIHAVKDRIVFINTGFLDRTGDEIHTSMRAGPMIPKGEMKASDWIASYEDRNVRIGLACGLSGKAQIGKGMWAMPDLMKAMLDAKIGHPKSGANTAWVPSPTAATLHALHYHQVDVFARQKEIAGEAVPSLDRLLNIPVATGRNWSETEITRELDNNCQGILGYVVRWIDQGVGCSKVPDIDDVGLMEDRATLRIASQALANWLLHGVCTPEQVDAALARMAAKVDAQNAGDALYEKLTPDGIAWQAARALIFEGVTQPSGYTEPLLHKYRQAKKAG from the coding sequence ATGACTGAATATCTCGATCGTTCCGGACTGTCCGTCGATTCGCGTCTCGCTGAATTCATCGAGCAGCGCGCGCTGCCGGGGACCGGGCTCGACGTCGCCAAATTCTGGAACGATTTCGCGGCCTTGCTCGGCAAATTTGCACCCGAAAATGCGGCCTTGCTGGCGAAGCGCGAAGATTTGCAGGCGCAGATCGACGCCTGGCACGAAGCGCGTGCGGGACAGGCGCACGACCCCGCGGCCTATCAGGCGTTCCTTCGCGAGATCGGCTATCTCGTCCCCGAACCCGCTACGTTCCAGATTGGCACGCAGAATGTCGATCCCGAGATTGCGACGATGGCGGGCCCGCAACTTGTCGTGCCCGCGCTCAACGCGCGTTTCGCGCTCAACGCGGCGAATGCGCGCTGGGGCAGCCTCTACGACGCGCTCTACGGCACCGACGCGCTCGACGCGCCGCCGGCAAAGCCCGGCGGCTACGACGCCGCCCGCGGCGCGGCGGTGATCGCGCGTGCCAAGGCGTTCCTCGACGAAGCCGTACCGCTCGCCTCGGGCAGTTGGGCCGACTGGCAGGGCGGACAGCCCGCGCTCGCCGACCCCGCGCAATGGGTCGCCAGCAAGCCCGGCGGTATTCTGCTCAAGCACAATGGCTTGCACATCGAATTGGCGATCGATCCCAGCAGCGCGATCGGACAGACCGACCCCGCGGGCATCGCCGATGTCATCCTCGAAGCGGCGCTGACCACGATCATCGACCTCGAAGACTCGGTCGCCGCGGTCGACGGTGAGGATAAGACGCTCGGCTATACCAACTGGCTCGGCCTGATGCGCGGCGACCTCGTCGAAAGCTTCGCCAAGGGCGGGCAGACGGTGACGCGCGCGATGGAGGCCGACCGCGAATGGACCTCGCCGTCGGGCGAGGCCATCACGCTCCACGGCCGCAGCGTGATGTTCGTGCGCAACGTCGGCCATCTCATGACCTCCCCGATGATCAAGCTCGCCGGCGGCGCCGAAGCGCCCGAGGGGCTCTGCGACGCGGTCATCACCGGCCTCTGCTCGCTCCATGACCTCAAGGGTCTCGGCACGCTGAAGAACAGCCGCGCGGGCAGCATCTATATCGTGAAGCCCAAGCAGCATGGGCCCGAGGAATGCGGTTTCACCGACCGGCTGTTCGACGCCGTCGAGGACATGCTCGGCCTGTCGCGCCACACGATGAAGGTCGGCGTGATGGATGAGGAGCGCCGCACCAGCGCGAACCTCGCCGCCTGCATCCATGCGGTGAAGGACCGCATCGTCTTCATCAACACGGGATTCCTCGATCGCACCGGCGACGAAATCCACACCTCGATGCGCGCGGGACCGATGATCCCCAAGGGCGAGATGAAGGCGAGCGACTGGATCGCGTCCTATGAGGACCGCAACGTCCGCATCGGCCTTGCGTGCGGCCTCAGCGGCAAGGCGCAGATCGGTAAGGGCATGTGGGCGATGCCCGATCTCATGAAAGCGATGCTCGACGCCAAGATCGGCCATCCGAAGAGCGGCGCGAACACCGCATGGGTGCCGTCGCCGACCGCCGCGACGCTCCACGCGCTGCATTATCACCAAGTCGACGTCTTCGCGCGTCAGAAGGAAATCGCCGGCGAGGCGGTGCCCTCGCTCGACCGCCTGCTCAACATCCCCGTCGCCACCGGCCGCAATTGGAGCGAGACGGAAATCACCCGCGAGCTCGACAATAATTGCCAGGGCATTCTCGGCTATGTCGTGCGCTGGATCGATCAGGGCGTCGGTTGCTCGAAGGTCCCCGATATCGACGACGTCGGCCTGATGGAGGACCGCGCGACATTGCGCATCGCCAGCCAGGCACTTGCCAACTGGCTGCTCCACGGCGTCTGCACCCCCGAACAGGTCGACGCCGCGCTGGCGCGCATGGCGGCAAAGGTCGATGCGCAGAATGCGGGCGACGCGCTCTACGAAAAGCTGACTCCCGACGGCATCGCCTGGCAAGCTGCGCGCGCGCTGATCTTCGAGGGTGTGACCCAGCCGTCGGGCTACACCGAACCGCTGCTCCACAAATATCGGCAAGCGAAAAAGGCGGGCTGA
- a CDS encoding caspase family protein, which translates to MMRFWLVTLTAALFFAPSAADARKVALIIGNSDYANTSRLVNPTNDIKIIAASAKQAGFDDVTVAADLAVNDFQKAMRDFRAKADGAEVAMVYYAGHGIEAQGKNWLIPTDAQLKSDLDLPYEAINLDRLMESVSGAQIRMVVLDSCRNNPFGRSWRSGTRAVVNGLAGVEADDVLVIFAAAPGQTAADGTSGNSPFATSLAKRLPQPDMPVQLLGGLIRDDVLQATAGSQRPFVSASITGTPVYLVPRTAPAGAPPTSGNRSALEDLLWKGAVTENSISAFKAYLAEFPSGKYAAQAGESMARLNGNPAAATVMASAPMTRKYILSNIRIEAVKLTGRLGLGLPDQLFLRFNTGERFPEGSREIFSIKRGESWVVDRNFAFEQPVSFQLREFDDIGGSDNIGTIDLGDAPGTFTKTLDGDASDYRVTYTMTVG; encoded by the coding sequence ATGATGCGATTCTGGCTTGTCACCCTCACCGCGGCGTTGTTTTTTGCGCCATCGGCCGCCGATGCGCGCAAGGTCGCGCTGATCATCGGCAATAGCGATTATGCGAACACCAGCCGGCTGGTGAACCCGACGAACGACATCAAGATCATCGCCGCGTCGGCGAAGCAGGCCGGATTCGACGACGTCACCGTCGCCGCGGACCTCGCGGTCAACGATTTCCAGAAGGCGATGCGCGATTTCCGCGCCAAGGCCGACGGGGCGGAGGTCGCAATGGTCTATTATGCAGGGCACGGGATCGAGGCGCAGGGCAAGAACTGGCTGATCCCGACGGACGCGCAGCTCAAATCCGACCTCGACCTGCCCTATGAGGCGATCAACCTCGACCGGTTGATGGAGTCGGTTTCGGGGGCACAGATTCGAATGGTCGTGCTCGATTCGTGCCGGAACAATCCGTTCGGGCGGTCGTGGCGATCGGGGACGCGCGCCGTGGTGAATGGCCTCGCGGGGGTCGAAGCCGACGATGTGCTGGTGATCTTTGCCGCGGCACCAGGACAGACCGCAGCCGATGGAACGAGCGGCAATTCGCCATTTGCAACTTCGCTCGCAAAGCGCCTGCCGCAGCCCGACATGCCCGTGCAGTTGCTGGGCGGGCTGATCCGCGACGATGTGCTGCAGGCGACCGCCGGCAGCCAGCGCCCATTTGTCAGCGCCAGCATTACGGGAACCCCCGTCTATCTGGTCCCGCGCACAGCGCCCGCTGGCGCGCCCCCGACTTCGGGCAACCGCTCTGCGCTAGAGGATCTGCTGTGGAAGGGCGCGGTAACAGAGAACAGCATCAGCGCCTTCAAAGCCTATCTCGCCGAATTTCCCTCGGGTAAATATGCGGCGCAGGCGGGCGAAAGCATGGCTCGGCTGAACGGAAATCCGGCCGCTGCAACCGTGATGGCGAGCGCGCCCATGACGAGGAAATATATCCTGTCGAACATCCGCATCGAGGCGGTGAAGCTGACCGGGCGGCTTGGCCTCGGCCTGCCCGACCAGCTTTTCCTGCGCTTCAACACCGGCGAACGTTTTCCCGAGGGTTCGCGCGAAATCTTTTCGATCAAGCGCGGCGAAAGCTGGGTCGTGGACCGGAATTTCGCGTTCGAACAGCCGGTGAGCTTCCAGCTCCGCGAATTCGACGACATCGGGGGCAGCGACAATATCGGGACGATCGACCTTGGCGATGCGCCGGGGACCTTCACGAAAACGCTCGACGGCGACGCCAGCGATTATCGGGTGACCTATACGATGACGGTCGGCTGA
- a CDS encoding rhodanese-related sulfurtransferase → MTFTVAALYRFASFDEPAALRQPLIDLCAAEGVKGTLLLAREGINGTIAGTEAGIAAVLDHIRALPDCAELDVKYSTAADMPFQRMKVRLKKEIVTMKVPGLDPAREAAPYVDPANWNALVDDPDTVLIDTRNGFEVGYGSFAGAIDPETKSFGDFPDWWRANAERFAGKRVAMFCTGGIRCEKSTAFLRHEGVEDVVHLKGGILAYLEQVPEAESRWHGSCFVFDERVSVGHRLVEVGEKE, encoded by the coding sequence ATGACCTTCACCGTTGCCGCTCTATATCGCTTCGCGTCGTTCGACGAGCCCGCCGCGCTGCGTCAGCCCTTGATCGACCTTTGCGCCGCAGAGGGCGTGAAGGGGACGCTGCTTCTTGCGCGCGAAGGGATCAACGGCACGATCGCGGGGACCGAGGCCGGGATTGCGGCCGTTCTCGATCATATCCGCGCTTTGCCCGATTGCGCCGAACTCGACGTCAAATATTCAACCGCCGCCGATATGCCGTTCCAGCGGATGAAGGTGCGCTTGAAGAAAGAGATCGTCACGATGAAAGTGCCGGGGCTCGACCCCGCGCGCGAGGCCGCTCCTTATGTCGATCCCGCCAACTGGAATGCGCTTGTGGACGACCCCGATACGGTGCTCATCGATACGCGCAACGGCTTCGAGGTTGGCTATGGCAGCTTCGCGGGCGCGATCGATCCCGAAACGAAGAGCTTCGGCGACTTCCCCGACTGGTGGCGCGCGAATGCAGAACGCTTCGCGGGCAAGCGTGTCGCGATGTTCTGCACCGGGGGCATCCGCTGCGAAAAATCGACCGCATTCCTCCGCCACGAAGGCGTCGAGGATGTCGTCCATCTGAAGGGCGGCATTCTTGCCTATCTCGAACAGGTGCCCGAGGCGGAAAGCCGCTGGCACGGCAGTTGCTTCGTCTTCGATGAGCGGGTGAGTGTCGGGCATCGCCTCGTCGAGGTCGGCGAGAAGGAATAG